The following are from one region of the Klebsiella aerogenes genome:
- a CDS encoding AI-2E family transporter: MRVNGLTKGFFILILFIVTLAFFDVLSPYYSAILWTAILAVIFNPVKNKIRSRMGERNGIAALLTIVIICLIVFTPLAIIISSLAFELNVVYTKLQHNDTQFPTVVANLFAHLPGWARSFLSDHHLDSAEQIQQQLSDVALKGGQYLAGSAFLIGKGTFGFTVSFGIMLYLLFFLLKDGPYLVLLILESLPLSDYVKQHLFAKFAAVARATVKGTVAVALAQGALGGFAFWIAGLDGSILWGALMAFLSLIPAVGSAIIWVPAAIYLFATGQLWQGAFIVGFFVIVIGLVDNILRPLLVGKDTKMPDYLILIATLGGMEIYGINGFVIGPLIAALFIACWNLLSGREHAGNTDEIDEEFIEEAKSSRDE, translated from the coding sequence ATGAGAGTTAATGGACTTACCAAGGGATTTTTTATCCTTATTTTATTTATCGTCACTCTGGCGTTTTTTGATGTTCTTTCCCCCTACTACTCCGCAATCCTCTGGACCGCGATCCTGGCGGTGATCTTCAACCCGGTCAAAAACAAAATCCGTTCTCGGATGGGGGAACGTAATGGCATTGCAGCGCTACTGACTATCGTCATTATCTGTCTTATCGTATTTACCCCATTGGCCATCATCATTTCGTCGCTGGCCTTCGAGCTGAACGTGGTGTACACCAAACTACAGCATAACGACACTCAATTCCCGACTGTGGTCGCCAATCTGTTTGCCCACCTACCAGGCTGGGCCAGAAGCTTCCTCTCCGATCACCATCTCGATAGTGCGGAACAAATCCAGCAGCAACTGTCCGATGTCGCCCTCAAAGGCGGGCAGTATCTGGCCGGCAGCGCATTCCTGATTGGCAAAGGCACTTTCGGCTTTACCGTCAGCTTCGGTATTATGCTGTACCTGCTGTTTTTCCTGCTGAAAGACGGCCCATACCTGGTACTGCTGATCCTCGAGTCCTTACCGCTATCCGATTACGTGAAGCAGCACCTGTTCGCCAAATTCGCCGCGGTGGCGCGAGCGACGGTCAAAGGTACCGTTGCCGTCGCCCTGGCTCAGGGCGCGCTGGGCGGTTTTGCATTCTGGATCGCCGGACTCGATGGCAGCATTCTGTGGGGAGCGTTAATGGCGTTTCTGTCGCTAATCCCGGCGGTGGGTTCCGCCATTATCTGGGTACCGGCGGCAATTTACCTTTTCGCCACCGGGCAGTTGTGGCAAGGCGCGTTCATTGTCGGCTTCTTTGTTATCGTCATTGGATTGGTTGATAACATTCTGCGCCCCCTGCTGGTGGGGAAAGATACCAAAATGCCGGATTACCTCATTCTGATCGCCACGCTTGGCGGTATGGAAATTTACGGCATCAATGGATTCGTCATCGGCCCGCTGATTGCCGCGTTGTTTATCGCTTGCTGGAACCTGCTATCGGGTCGCGAGCATGCCGGTAATACCGACGAGATAGATGAAGAATTCATTGAGGAAGCCAAAAGTAGCCGGGATGAATAA
- a CDS encoding integrase produces the protein MTAKSTTANRKASFFDIKTVSGDELRTLTTRADSEYLVIDLGDIREHHTGFDETLKVAMSAAVNAVIASMGIVIPGVRTRQTARVPKADKRSTEGGLKSAKQMRTERNSQRREALNAHILADSEWLSAKALSDKAQFKNSNPSAGPNRWKSAGKIFALQLNGKDQYPRYALDEGYRPVPVVKQVIALFGEKKTPWGLAIWFGSANSWLAGKKPKDVLKTMPGQVLKAAQAEADGGAHG, from the coding sequence ATGACAGCAAAGAGCACTACCGCGAACCGTAAAGCATCCTTCTTTGACATTAAAACCGTCAGCGGCGATGAGCTGCGCACCCTGACGACGCGAGCCGATTCTGAGTATTTAGTGATTGATTTAGGGGATATCCGCGAACACCACACCGGGTTTGATGAAACCCTCAAAGTCGCGATGAGTGCTGCGGTTAATGCCGTTATCGCATCGATGGGGATTGTGATACCCGGCGTAAGAACACGTCAAACCGCGCGTGTTCCGAAGGCGGATAAACGTTCTACAGAAGGGGGGCTTAAATCCGCTAAGCAGATGCGTACGGAACGTAATTCACAGCGTCGCGAAGCACTTAACGCGCATATTTTGGCTGATTCCGAGTGGTTGTCGGCAAAAGCGCTCTCGGATAAAGCGCAGTTTAAAAACAGCAATCCCAGCGCCGGACCTAATCGCTGGAAATCCGCGGGTAAGATATTTGCCTTGCAGCTGAATGGGAAAGACCAGTATCCGCGATATGCGCTGGATGAAGGATACCGGCCGGTACCGGTTGTTAAACAGGTTATCGCATTATTTGGTGAGAAGAAAACGCCATGGGGATTAGCCATCTGGTTCGGCTCAGCCAATAGCTGGCTGGCGGGCAAAAAGCCGAAAGATGTCCTGAAAACCATGCCCGGCCAGGTGCTGAAGGCGGCGCAGGCTGAGGCGGATGGCGGCGCGCATGGCTGA
- a CDS encoding RES family NAD+ phosphorylase has protein sequence MADSHDSGQVERCIPAPKEKLAINIVTWAAGKPIYRIHSAHFTAVQFNPGQGNARFSPMRNGVPTLYGGASTAVAVMETVFHDLPVDSAGIPFDLGRLEGKVHSVVKPVLDLNLADLNPKTLRKMGVKRAELLDSPAEQYVFTQEYSVAIYHAYPDVHGLQWSSRQHGDMALMLFGDRVTSEHLEVVTESERLLESEHILDIIEQEADQLGVVLIEFYGGHGPEKA, from the coding sequence ATGGCTGATTCGCACGATAGTGGGCAGGTTGAACGATGTATTCCTGCCCCCAAAGAAAAGCTGGCGATCAATATTGTCACCTGGGCTGCCGGAAAACCTATTTACAGGATCCACTCCGCGCACTTCACCGCGGTGCAATTTAATCCAGGCCAGGGGAACGCGCGTTTTAGTCCAATGCGCAACGGCGTACCGACGCTATATGGCGGCGCCAGCACTGCTGTTGCGGTGATGGAAACGGTTTTTCACGACCTGCCCGTTGACTCGGCCGGCATCCCCTTTGATTTGGGGCGCCTGGAAGGGAAGGTGCATTCCGTCGTAAAGCCCGTTTTGGATCTAAATCTGGCGGATTTAAATCCTAAAACGCTGCGCAAGATGGGAGTAAAGCGCGCTGAGCTTCTTGATTCACCGGCGGAACAGTATGTATTTACGCAGGAGTACTCCGTCGCTATCTATCATGCTTACCCGGATGTTCATGGGTTGCAGTGGTCTTCCCGGCAGCATGGCGACATGGCGCTGATGTTATTTGGCGATCGGGTCACATCGGAGCACCTTGAGGTGGTGACGGAATCTGAACGGCTTCTGGAGTCAGAGCATATTCTGGATATCATTGAACAAGAGGCCGATCAGCTTGGCGTGGTGTTAATTGAATTTTACGGCGGTCATGGGCCAGAAAAGGCGTAG
- the yejM gene encoding LPS biosynthesis-modulating metalloenzyme YejM: MVTLRQPYREKVSQMVSWGHWFALFNMLLAMVLGSRYLFVADWPTTLAGRVFSYVSLVGHFSFLVFASYVLVLFPLTFIVGSQRLMRFLSVIFATAGMTLLLIDSEVFTRFHLHLNPIVWELVINPDQNEMARDWQLMFISVPIIFLIEMLFATWSWQKLRSLTRRRHYARPVAWFFFISFISSHLIYIWADANFYRPITMQRANLPLSYPMTARRFLEKHGLLDAQDYQRRLVEQGAPEAVSVQYPLSDLRYRDLGTGYNVLLITVDNLNYSRFEKNMPQLAAFAKENVNFSQHMSSGNNTDNGMFGLFYGISPGYMDGVLSARIPAALITALNQQGYQLGLFSSDGFSSPLYRQALLSDFSLPAAKMQSDEQTADQWIGWLDRYAQDENRWFSWVSLNGTNIDSSQQQNFARTYGRAAGSVDTQIGRVLDALRKAGKLDDTVVIVTAGHGMPLDPQQNKFDWSRANLQVPLVIHWPGTPVQEISTLTDNKDVMTTLMQRLLHVSTPANEYSQGEDLFSPARRRSWVTAANSDTLAITTPAVTVVLDHNGTYHTWSHDGVKVKDQKPQLSLLLQVLTDEKRFIAN; encoded by the coding sequence ATGGTGACTCTTCGTCAGCCCTACCGAGAAAAAGTCTCCCAGATGGTCAGTTGGGGACATTGGTTCGCCCTGTTCAACATGTTGTTGGCTATGGTGCTCGGCAGCCGCTATCTTTTTGTCGCCGACTGGCCAACGACGCTTGCCGGACGCGTTTTCTCGTATGTCAGCCTCGTTGGCCACTTCAGCTTTCTGGTTTTCGCCAGCTATGTACTGGTTCTATTCCCACTGACCTTTATCGTCGGCTCGCAGCGGCTGATGCGCTTCCTGTCGGTTATTTTCGCCACCGCGGGAATGACGCTGCTGCTCATCGATAGCGAAGTCTTTACCCGCTTCCACCTGCACTTAAACCCTATCGTCTGGGAACTGGTGATTAACCCCGACCAGAACGAAATGGCTCGCGACTGGCAGCTGATGTTTATCAGCGTACCGATCATCTTCCTGATTGAGATGCTCTTCGCCACCTGGAGCTGGCAAAAGCTACGGAGTTTGACGCGTCGCCGCCACTACGCGCGCCCTGTAGCCTGGTTTTTCTTTATCTCCTTTATCAGTAGCCACCTGATTTATATCTGGGCGGATGCTAATTTCTATCGCCCGATCACCATGCAGCGAGCCAACTTACCGCTGTCTTATCCGATGACCGCCCGCCGCTTCCTTGAGAAGCACGGCCTACTCGATGCGCAGGATTACCAGCGCCGTCTGGTTGAGCAAGGCGCGCCGGAAGCGGTTTCGGTGCAGTATCCGCTAAGCGATCTGCGCTATCGCGACCTCGGCACGGGTTACAACGTGCTGCTCATTACCGTGGATAATCTCAATTATTCACGCTTTGAGAAAAACATGCCGCAGTTGGCCGCTTTTGCAAAAGAAAACGTCAACTTTAGCCAACACATGAGCTCCGGCAACAATACCGACAACGGGATGTTCGGCTTGTTCTACGGCATTTCGCCGGGCTATATGGATGGCGTGCTTTCCGCGCGTATTCCGGCTGCGCTGATTACCGCCCTCAACCAGCAGGGTTATCAATTAGGTCTGTTCTCGTCAGATGGCTTTAGCAGCCCGCTCTACCGCCAGGCGCTGCTGTCCGACTTCTCGTTGCCAGCCGCCAAAATGCAAAGCGACGAACAAACCGCCGATCAGTGGATTGGCTGGCTGGATCGCTACGCGCAAGATGAGAACCGTTGGTTCTCGTGGGTATCGCTGAACGGTACCAATATTGACAGCAGCCAGCAGCAGAACTTTGCACGCACCTACGGTCGGGCTGCGGGCAGCGTCGATACACAAATCGGCCGCGTGCTGGACGCGCTGCGTAAGGCGGGCAAACTGGACGATACGGTGGTCATCGTCACCGCCGGACACGGCATGCCGCTGGATCCACAGCAGAATAAATTCGACTGGTCGCGAGCCAACCTGCAGGTACCGCTGGTTATCCATTGGCCAGGTACGCCAGTGCAGGAGATTTCGACGCTCACGGATAACAAAGATGTGATGACGACGCTGATGCAGCGCCTGCTGCACGTGTCTACGCCGGCTAACGAGTACTCGCAGGGCGAGGATCTGTTTAGCCCGGCTCGCCGCCGCAGCTGGGTTACCGCGGCGAATAGCGACACGCTGGCCATTACGACGCCTGCGGTGACCGTGGTGCTGGACCATAATGGCACCTATCACACCTGGAGCCACGATGGCGTGAAGGTGAAAGACCAGAAACCGCAGCTTAGCCTGCTGCTGCAAGTGTTGACGGATGAAAAACGCTTTATCGCTAACTAA
- a CDS encoding YejL family protein, with translation MPQISRYSDEQVEQLLSELTNVLETHKAPVDLSLMVLGNMVTNLINSSVAPAQRQAIARSFAQALQSSINDDPAH, from the coding sequence ATGCCGCAAATATCCCGCTATAGCGATGAACAGGTCGAACAGTTGCTCAGTGAGTTGACGAACGTCCTGGAAACACACAAAGCACCGGTTGACCTGTCACTGATGGTGCTGGGCAATATGGTGACCAACCTGATCAATAGTAGCGTCGCACCGGCGCAGCGTCAGGCGATCGCCCGTTCTTTCGCCCAGGCACTGCAATCGTCTATTAACGACGACCCAGCGCACTAA
- the yejK gene encoding nucleoid-associated protein YejK, with product MSLDIDQIALHQLIKRDEQNLELVLRDSLLEPNATVVEMMAELHRVYSAKSKAYGLFNEDSELAQALRLQRQGEEAFLPFSRAATGRLRDELAKYPFAEGGIVLFCQYRYLAVEYLLVAVLNNLSSMRVNEELDISSTHYLDINHADIVARIDLTEWETNPESTRYLTFLKGRVGRKVADFFMDFLGASEGLNAKAQNRGLLQAVDDFASDAQLDKSERQNVRQQVYTYCNEQLQAGEEIELESLSKELSGVSEKSFQEFTAEQGYELEESFPADRSTLRQLTKFAGSGGGLTINFDAMLLGERVFWDPATDTLTIKGTPPNLRDQLQRRTSGGN from the coding sequence ATGAGTCTGGATATCGACCAGATTGCCCTGCATCAGTTGATTAAACGTGATGAACAGAATCTTGAACTAGTGCTGCGCGATTCACTGCTGGAACCGAATGCGACAGTCGTAGAAATGATGGCCGAGCTGCATCGCGTCTATAGCGCAAAAAGTAAGGCCTACGGTCTTTTTAACGAAGACAGCGAGCTGGCGCAGGCGTTGCGTTTACAGCGACAGGGTGAAGAAGCGTTTCTTCCTTTCAGCCGTGCGGCGACGGGGCGTCTGCGTGATGAACTGGCGAAGTATCCCTTCGCCGAAGGCGGTATCGTGCTGTTCTGTCAGTATCGCTACCTGGCGGTCGAGTATCTGTTGGTGGCGGTGCTCAATAACCTGAGCAGCATGCGCGTTAACGAAGAGCTGGATATCAGCTCCACGCATTATTTAGATATTAACCATGCCGACATCGTGGCGCGTATCGATTTGACTGAGTGGGAAACCAATCCTGAATCGACCCGTTACCTGACTTTCCTGAAAGGGCGGGTGGGGCGCAAAGTCGCCGATTTCTTCATGGATTTCCTCGGCGCCAGCGAAGGTCTCAACGCCAAAGCGCAGAACCGCGGTTTGCTGCAGGCGGTGGATGATTTTGCCTCTGACGCGCAGTTGGATAAATCTGAGCGCCAGAATGTGCGCCAACAGGTGTACACCTACTGCAACGAACAGTTGCAGGCAGGGGAAGAGATTGAACTGGAGTCGTTGTCCAAAGAACTCTCCGGCGTCAGTGAAAAGAGCTTCCAGGAGTTTACCGCCGAGCAGGGCTACGAGCTGGAAGAAAGCTTCCCGGCAGATCGCAGCACATTGCGCCAGCTGACCAAATTCGCCGGCAGCGGCGGCGGCCTGACCATCAATTTCGATGCGATGCTGTTAGGCGAACGTGTGTTCTGGGATCCGGCAACGGATACGCTCACGATCAAAGGTACGCCGCCGAACCTGCGCGACCAGCTGCAGCGCCGTACTTCCGGTGGTAATTAA
- a CDS encoding DeoR/GlpR family DNA-binding transcription regulator, with protein sequence MLASQRKQQILKLLATEKQVMSGELSQRFKVSEDSIRRDLRELAAEGKLQRVHGGALPISAAIAPIENRKSVQVISKQAVARQAAMLIQPGQVVIVDGGTTTTAMIAWLPTDLACTVVTHSPGIAVALVEHPQIEVILLGGKLFKHSVVAVGADTLAAMARINADLFFMGVTGVHPQAGFTTGDYEEAGIKRALAARAAETVVMASAEKLNSASTFAIGELNLASTLIVDSSLDAALSQRLAQNGVEIIQAAG encoded by the coding sequence ATGCTCGCCAGCCAGAGAAAACAACAGATCCTTAAACTCCTTGCCACCGAAAAGCAGGTGATGTCGGGGGAGCTAAGCCAGCGTTTTAAGGTCTCGGAAGACTCGATACGCCGCGATCTACGCGAACTGGCAGCGGAAGGGAAGCTGCAGCGGGTGCACGGTGGCGCTCTGCCGATTTCCGCAGCTATCGCCCCAATCGAAAACAGAAAAAGCGTGCAGGTGATCTCTAAACAGGCGGTGGCGCGTCAGGCGGCGATGCTAATTCAGCCGGGACAGGTGGTCATCGTTGATGGTGGGACAACAACGACGGCGATGATCGCCTGGTTGCCCACCGACCTCGCCTGTACAGTGGTAACCCACAGCCCCGGGATCGCCGTGGCGCTGGTCGAGCATCCGCAGATCGAGGTGATCCTGCTGGGCGGGAAGTTGTTTAAACATTCGGTGGTGGCGGTTGGCGCCGACACACTGGCAGCGATGGCACGAATCAACGCCGATCTGTTTTTTATGGGTGTGACCGGAGTGCACCCGCAGGCGGGCTTTACCACCGGAGATTACGAAGAAGCGGGGATCAAGCGCGCGCTGGCGGCCAGAGCGGCAGAAACCGTGGTAATGGCCTCTGCGGAGAAGCTCAATTCCGCTTCCACCTTTGCTATTGGCGAGCTGAATCTCGCCAGCACGCTAATCGTCGATAGTTCGCTAGACGCGGCATTAAGCCAGCGACTTGCGCAGAACGGAGTGGAGATTATTCAGGCGGCAGGCTAA
- a CDS encoding NUDIX domain-containing protein, producing MHVDAPRVRHVRETLLSDNWYTLKKYTFELLRRDGHWQEQSREAYDRGNGAVILLYNRHKRSVVLIRQFRFPVWINGHDGFLIEAAAGLLDNASPEERIIAEAQEETGFRVTRIEPVFTAYMSPGSVTEKLYFFIAEYSADDRHGEGGGLAAEGEDIEVLEWPLARALQAIRDGEIVDAKTIMLLQHLALNADTLLTV from the coding sequence ATGCACGTTGACGCACCCCGCGTTCGCCACGTACGCGAAACGCTACTGTCCGATAACTGGTACACGCTGAAAAAATATACCTTTGAGCTGCTGCGTCGGGATGGGCACTGGCAGGAACAGAGCCGGGAGGCCTATGACCGCGGCAACGGCGCGGTGATCCTGCTCTATAATCGCCACAAACGGAGCGTGGTGCTGATCCGTCAGTTTCGTTTTCCGGTATGGATCAACGGCCACGACGGGTTTTTGATTGAGGCTGCCGCGGGGTTGCTGGATAACGCATCGCCGGAAGAGCGCATTATTGCGGAAGCGCAAGAGGAGACCGGTTTTCGCGTCACCCGTATTGAACCGGTGTTCACGGCCTATATGAGCCCGGGCTCGGTCACGGAAAAACTGTACTTTTTTATCGCCGAGTACTCGGCTGACGACCGACACGGCGAGGGCGGCGGGCTGGCGGCGGAAGGTGAAGATATTGAAGTACTGGAGTGGCCGCTGGCACGGGCGCTGCAGGCGATTCGCGATGGCGAAATTGTGGATGCTAAAACCATCATGCTGCTGCAGCATTTGGCGCTGAATGCAGATACACTCCTTACCGTCTAA
- a CDS encoding serine hydrolase, translating to MIRKPLALALMLTVLPTAAMAQNCGGLMLDVCPTPYDQKLPAAKDMLTWDQTSRVVGFRNDYRNYAGDVFRHGASVPLARADKQLTHASYTVNGHTWDLQDYLKRENVSGMLVLKDGKVAWKYLGEGNTDTTLWTSRSVGKSVVSTLVGIAIQQGKIHSLDDLITVYEPGLKGTAWDGVTLKQLIQHTSGVEWNEDYTDPQSHFARLTQCEAQPGAYDCVRKIISTLSRKHPAGEQWSYSSGGAWLLGDVLERATGMSLAAWLEQSLWQPAGMAHDGVWHAYKKGQHDVGAHGFNATLEDWGRFGEFVARDGRLSNGKQLVPAGWFDQASNWTTALNSVSAAHPEGIYGYQWWNNAIPANAKNVQPTPQEGLKGSLWALGIYGQVIMVNRAEHLVIVQWSTWPQAEPSFNAQPLEAALMYSAIARELR from the coding sequence ATGATAAGAAAACCACTGGCTCTGGCGTTAATGCTGACGGTACTGCCAACAGCGGCGATGGCGCAGAACTGCGGCGGCCTGATGCTGGATGTCTGCCCGACGCCTTACGACCAAAAGCTGCCTGCCGCGAAAGATATGCTCACCTGGGATCAGACCTCGCGCGTGGTTGGCTTTCGTAATGACTATCGCAACTATGCCGGCGACGTATTCCGCCACGGCGCGTCGGTACCGCTGGCGCGCGCCGATAAGCAGTTGACCCATGCCAGCTATACGGTTAACGGCCACACCTGGGATCTCCAGGATTACCTGAAGCGCGAAAACGTCAGCGGCATGCTGGTGCTGAAAGATGGCAAAGTCGCCTGGAAATATCTCGGTGAGGGTAATACCGACACCACGCTGTGGACCTCGCGCTCGGTGGGGAAATCGGTGGTCTCGACGCTGGTCGGCATCGCTATTCAGCAGGGTAAGATCCATTCGCTCGACGATCTGATTACCGTTTATGAGCCCGGCCTGAAGGGTACCGCCTGGGATGGCGTGACGCTGAAGCAGCTGATTCAACACACCAGCGGCGTAGAATGGAATGAAGATTACACTGATCCACAGTCGCATTTCGCCCGCCTGACCCAGTGCGAAGCACAGCCTGGCGCCTACGACTGCGTGCGTAAAATTATCTCGACCTTGTCGCGTAAACACCCGGCAGGCGAGCAGTGGTCTTACTCCTCCGGCGGCGCCTGGCTGTTGGGCGATGTGCTGGAACGCGCGACCGGCATGTCGCTGGCCGCCTGGCTTGAGCAGTCGCTGTGGCAACCGGCCGGTATGGCTCACGATGGCGTCTGGCACGCCTATAAGAAAGGACAGCATGATGTCGGCGCCCACGGCTTTAACGCCACTCTTGAAGACTGGGGCCGCTTCGGCGAATTTGTTGCTCGCGATGGTCGTTTGAGCAACGGCAAACAGCTGGTACCGGCAGGCTGGTTCGATCAGGCCTCTAACTGGACTACAGCGCTGAACTCGGTCTCGGCGGCGCATCCGGAAGGTATCTATGGCTATCAATGGTGGAACAACGCCATTCCGGCTAATGCGAAAAACGTACAGCCGACGCCACAGGAAGGGTTGAAAGGCTCACTGTGGGCGCTGGGGATCTACGGCCAGGTGATCATGGTGAACCGCGCCGAACATCTGGTGATCGTGCAGTGGTCAACCTGGCCGCAGGCTGAGCCGTCCTTCAACGCCCAACCACTGGAAGCAGCGTTGATGTACAGCGCCATCGCCCGCGAACTACGCTAA
- a CDS encoding LysR family transcriptional regulator gives MKTLQYSFAQIEAFATIAETGSLSRAALRLGKDRTTLRDLLDYLEDALDYRLFSREGRSLTLTAEGEQLFRQAHLLLRQAQAFESFAQTLPQTAWQALRLVYDPFVPRAFLCALADSLAQKQIRLSCWSASRREAEQALAYGVAEIAICQANNRTLGSEMEWRALGSVDLRFYAAQSLFTDAVRPLTLLNLSLTPQLVMHRRSDDQIARRLQISGHTLYMNEITMLRHAMEQGQGWGFLPDHLRPDEWQGISEIVTEVGNQGLNVTMVMLWLPGMNKHRALGEIVDDAPELWLRT, from the coding sequence ATGAAAACCCTGCAGTACTCATTTGCGCAGATTGAGGCATTCGCGACGATCGCCGAGACCGGCAGCCTGTCGCGGGCGGCGCTTCGCTTAGGTAAAGACCGTACGACGCTTCGCGATCTGCTGGATTATCTGGAAGATGCGCTGGACTATCGGCTATTCAGCCGCGAAGGGCGCAGTCTGACGCTGACTGCTGAAGGCGAGCAGCTTTTTCGCCAGGCGCATTTGTTGTTGCGTCAGGCTCAGGCTTTCGAATCTTTCGCCCAAACGCTGCCGCAGACCGCCTGGCAGGCGTTACGCCTGGTGTACGATCCGTTTGTCCCGCGTGCGTTTCTTTGCGCGTTGGCCGATAGCCTTGCGCAAAAACAGATTCGCCTTAGTTGCTGGAGCGCTTCGCGACGCGAGGCGGAGCAGGCGTTGGCTTATGGCGTCGCGGAGATAGCTATTTGTCAGGCCAATAACCGTACGCTGGGTAGCGAGATGGAGTGGCGGGCATTAGGCTCCGTCGATCTGCGTTTTTACGCCGCGCAAAGCCTGTTTACCGACGCCGTGCGTCCGCTGACGCTGCTGAATTTATCGCTGACGCCGCAGTTGGTGATGCACCGTCGCAGCGATGATCAAATCGCCCGTCGGCTGCAAATTTCCGGTCATACGCTGTACATGAATGAAATTACCATGCTGCGTCACGCGATGGAGCAGGGGCAGGGATGGGGATTTTTACCCGATCATTTACGGCCCGACGAGTGGCAGGGCATTAGCGAGATTGTGACAGAGGTCGGTAATCAGGGGCTTAACGTTACGATGGTGATGCTGTGGCTGCCGGGGATGAATAAACACCGCGCGCTGGGAGAGATCGTGGATGACGCGCCGGAGCTATGGTTGCGTACATAA
- the rplY gene encoding 50S ribosomal protein L25, translating into MFTINAEVRKEQGKGASRRLRAANKFPAIIYGGEAAPVAIELDHDKLWNMQDKAEFYGEVLTIVVDGKEEKVKVQAVQRHPFKPKLSHIDFVRA; encoded by the coding sequence ATGTTTACTATCAACGCAGAAGTACGTAAAGAGCAGGGTAAGGGTGCGAGCCGCCGCCTGCGCGCAGCTAACAAGTTCCCGGCAATCATCTACGGTGGCGAAGCTGCTCCGGTTGCAATCGAACTGGACCACGACAAACTGTGGAACATGCAGGACAAAGCTGAGTTTTACGGCGAAGTTCTGACCATCGTTGTCGATGGTAAAGAAGAGAAAGTAAAAGTTCAGGCTGTTCAGCGTCACCCGTTCAAGCCGAAACTGTCTCACATCGACTTCGTTCGCGCTTAA